Proteins from a genomic interval of Harpia harpyja isolate bHarHar1 chromosome 7, bHarHar1 primary haplotype, whole genome shotgun sequence:
- the B3GALT1 gene encoding beta-1,3-galactosyltransferase 1, translating to MASKVSCLYILTVVCWASALWYLSITRPTSSYTGHRQLSSISIARKNVSFGNIRTRPINPHSFDFLINEPNKCEKSVPFLVILISTTHKEFDARQAIRETWGDENNFKGIKITTLFLLGKNADPVLNQMVEQESQIFHDIIVEDFIDSYHNLTLKTLMGMRWVATFCSKAKYVMKTDSDIFVNMDNLIYKLLKPNTKPRRRYFTGYVINGGPIRDVRSKWYMPRDLYPDSNYPPFCSGTGYIFSADVAELIYKTSLHTRLLHLEDVYVGLCLRKLGIHPFQNSGFNHWKMAYSLCRYRRVITVHQITPEEMHRIWNDMSSKKHLRC from the coding sequence ATGGCTTCAAAGGTCTCATGCTTATACATTTTGACAGTAGTTTGTTGGGCAAGCGCTCTTTGGTACTTAAGTATAACTCGTCCTACTTCTTCCTACACTGGCCACAGACAGCTCAGTAGCATATCCATAGccagaaaaaatgtttcctttggcaACATAAGAACTCGACCTATAAATCCACATTCCTTTGACTTTCTTATCAATGAACCCAACAAATGTGAGAAGAGTGTCCCTTTTTTGGTCATTCTTATCAGCACAACTCACAAAGAGTTTGATGCAAGGCAAGCCATTCGAGAAACGTGGGGAGACGAAAACAACTTTAAAGGAATTAAAATCACCACACTATTTCTTCTCGGAAAAAATGCAGATCCTGTGTTAAATCAAATGGTAGAGCAAGAAAGCCAAATTTTTCACGACATTATTGTGGAAGATTTTATCGACTCTTATCACAACCTCACTCTGAAAACATTGATGGGGATGAGGTGGGTAGCAACGTTTTGTTCAAAAGCAAAGTATGTTATGAAGACAGACAGTGatatttttgtaaatatggaTAATCTTATTTATAAGCTGCTGAAACCTAACACCAAGCCAAGGAGAAGGTACTTCACTGGTTACGTTATAAACGGAGGACCAATAAGAGATGTTCGCAGTAAGTGGTACATGCCAAGAGATTTGTATCCCGACAGCAATTACCCACCCTTCTGTTCAGGCACCGGCTACATTTTTTCAGCTGACGTAGCGGAACTGATTTACAAAACCTCCCTTCATACCAGACTTCTTCATCTTGAAGACGTGTATGTTGGACTCTGTCTTCGGAAGCTGGGCATTCACCCCTTCCAAAACAGTGGCTTCAATCACTGGAAAATGGCCTACAGCTTGTGCAGGTACCGCAGGGTCATCACAGTGCACCAGATAACACCAGAAGAAATGCACAGAATTTGGAATGACATGTCCAGCAAGAAACATCTTAGATGTTAA